A section of the Amblyomma americanum isolate KBUSLIRL-KWMA chromosome 2, ASM5285725v1, whole genome shotgun sequence genome encodes:
- the LOC144118905 gene encoding uncharacterized protein LOC144118905, with protein sequence MFGPFLADDEVAPDGLNLGALGSTVGSQVAAFLDPVLGPRDGFSRDVPSYTPDTASIYQKALSCLRNRRPEREHDVFGEAEAAQVLMDQMGVRIAYAAFEKIRNASGGGSSASALMSEISKRLGGEERAFFAAHCFQLCGQAVPSGLGRAASARSRCNMALRDVQPFWEAFGCRVGSAMRPEHPCQL encoded by the exons ATGTTCGGTCCCTTCTTGGCGGACGACGAGGTGGCTCCTGACGGCCTGAACCTGGGTGCCCTGGGCTCCACGGTGGGATCGCAGGTGGCCGCTTTCCTGGACCCCGTTTTGGGACCACGAGACGGCTTCAGCCGGGACGTGCCTTCGTACACTCCTGACACAGCCTCCATCTACCAAAAAGCGCTCAGCTGCCTCAGGAATAGGCGACCCGAACGCGAGCACGACGTCTTCGGCGAAGCCGAGGCAGCACAG GTGCTGATGGACCAGATGGGAGTGCGCATCGCCTACGCCGCCTTCGAGAAGATACGCAACGCTAGCGGCGGCGGTTCCTCTGCATCTGCGCTGATGTCCGAGATTTCCAAACGTCTGGGCGGCGAGGAACGAGCCTTCTTCGCCGCGCACTGCTTCCAGCTGTGCGGACAGGCTGTACCCAGCGGACTCGGCCGTGCTGCTTCGGCCCGATCGCGCTGCAACATGGCGCTGCGGGATGTGCAGCCCTTCTGGGAAGCATTCGGGTGTCGCGTCGGGAGCGCCATGAGACCAGAGCACCCCTGCCAGCTCTGA